CACATAACCAGGTCATCAGAAATTTTTTATACATAGAACCATCTTCTCATATAGATCATGCCATTTTCCTGGTATGCAAAAGGACCTGTAAAGTTTCTCACTTTAAATAGGATTAGCTTTTTTTTAGGaacatctgggtagctcagttggttaagtgcctgtttcttgattttggctaatgCCTTGATTTCAGGTTCATGAAATTGAGCTCTTACTCTGGCTctacactaagcatggagcctacttaagattttctctctctccctcctgctccacaCCCCCACacttgcactctctgtctctctctctaaaaacaagcaagtaagtaaataaataaaaatagcctttctggggcgcctgggtggcacagtgggttaagccactgccttcggctcaggtcatgatctcggggtcctgggatcgagtcccgtgtcgggctctctgctcagcggggagcctgcttcctcctctctctctctgcctgcctctctgcctacttgtgatctctctctgtcaaataaataaataaataaataaatcttaaaaaaaaaaaaagaaaaagaaatagcctttctctctgtcttgctACCTTAATATCCCCTATAAAGTGATGTTAGCTTTCCCACAGCACATTGGAACATTATTCTGTACACTTGGTAGAAAACAAAAGTATGAACTTATCTCTGATCTGCTTAGTCTTCACTCCATAGACAATGGGGTTGAGCGCAGGTGGGATAACAATGTAGAGGTTGGCAAACATGATGTGGAAGGTGCGGGAGACATTGTGTCCAAAGCGATGGGCAAGGATGGAGAAAAAGGCTGGTGTATAAAACATGAGGATGACACAGACATGGGAACCACAGGTGCCAAGGGCCTTCTGGCGGGCATCCTGGGAGGGGAGACGGAAGACTGCACAGAGGATGAGGGTGTAGGAGACAGCAATGAGAACCACATCTGAGATGACCGTCATGATGGGAACACAAAAGCCATACCAGATGTTGATGGAAATGTCTGCACAGGCAAGCCGGGCAACACCTATGTGCTCACAGTATGTGTGTGGGATGATGTGTGTCCTGCAGAAAGGCAGGCGTATGAGTAGGAATACAACTGGCAAGATAATGCTGAAACTTCGAAAAGAGATGCCCACTGCAATCTTGATGATGGTCTTGGGGGTCAGAACAGTATTGTATCTCAGAGGGGAGCAGATGGCCACGTAGCGATCAAATGCCATGGCCAGGAGTATAGCTGAGTCCAAGACAAAGCTGCAGTGCAGAAAGAATAATTGGGTGAGGCAACCAGGAAAACTGATTTTCTGGGGACCAAACCAGAAGATGATAAGAGTTTTCGGGACACATGTGGTAGACAATATTACATCTGTCGTAGCCAGCatgtaaaggaaaaagaacatgggTGCATGAAGACTCCGTTCCACAACAATGAGGTAGAGAAGGATACTGTTGCCCACAATGGCCACGAGATAGATAAAACAGAAGGGGATGCTGATCCAGGCATGGTACTGCTCAAGGCCAGGGATGCCCAAAAGGGTGAAGTCTTCTGTGTGGTAGCTACTAAGGTTGTACATGGCCAGTGTGGTCTGAAGAATAGCTTCTGtatctgaaaaacatttttttctgtaatgaacCTGAATAAATTGCCAAGAACAACCTCCCAGTACTAGTAAGGGCAATATTCATGTCTTGAAAAGTGATCCCCCTTTTAAAAAGaggatagaaagaaagagagagagagagagagaaaagagagagagagcgatagggagggagggagagatggagggagggagggaggaaaggggggagggaggaaggaaggaaggaaaaaagagagaaagagggaaaggcaggcaggcaggcaggcaggctccccagACATGACACTCCTGGTACTCATCACTCTGGAATCTTCAGCTTGCATactattttatttccatgtaatGATTGAGTGTTCTCTGGGTCAAAGTAACTATTTTCTATATAGACCTGAGTATAGAGAAAAACAGTCTAACCacatgcagagaaagaaagaaactaagaaagtgAGGTACAATTGGAAAATATTATAGTCCAGCAGCATCATTTATAGTTATTATATGTCATAAGACACATACATTCAACTCCATTCTGGATATCCTTTTATGGATATCTCACAGCACTcaagtttaattttcaaaaattaaaattaagatccATCATATTTCTTCAGAAACCCAATGTTCCCTCCTTTGTCTAGTATTTCACAGACTATTTCCCAGTGGAATATCATCCACAAAATaagccaaaacaaaaacctgagttGCATTTatacttttctctctttaaatttcCATGTGCAATTGATTACACTGATCTAATCCTtttggaataaaaatttaaaatcttcaaCATAGCTAACAAAGTGTCCACAATCTGGTCTTGTTACCTCTTCAGTTTTCTTGTTACATTCCAGGAATGTTTGCCAGAAAACCAAGTCCTGCTTTTTCTAAAAATCTGTATGTTAAACATAATTTCCATAGAAGACATATGGTAAATTCCTCTACCACTTTATTTCCAGGGTTCCAACTATAGTCTTTAGTTATTTCCTCAAATTTTGACTGAAACATCTGCTGAGATTCACCCTTCTCCACAGATGAACAGAAATGAGGTCAGAGATACTGGAAAGCCATGTGATGAAGAGAAACGAGATCACCACGACTCCTTACAGGTGAACTATCACACTGCAAGGTATTCAAAGAGGTACAAGAGGCCATGAGTGGCCACACCTTGACGCTGCACTTCTCTGAACAATGGCCATTGCAGATAAATCAAAGTCTAAACAGATCATGTGTGCCATTCTAAATACAGGTAAGCTAGCACACACTCCCTAGTGTGAAAGTCTCCTGACTCCGAGACCCTGCACCTATTTCCTCCTTGACTTTAGAACAAGCATCCCTGTCCCTCTTCCTGTCTCCAAGCCGTGCTAGGTTCCCCTTATCCATCAGGACTCCACAAAGCCCCCTTTCATTCAACTGAAATATCACCTCCCCTCAAACAGGCTTCCTGATCTATGTTAGAAAATTCCATTTCCCAATCgtatttcctcttttctgaaaTTCACCATACTTGCCACCCCCATTTACTGCTTATTTTCTCAGCTAGACCGCACGCTTTCCAGAGGCAAAGAGcgggtctgttttgtttttcctgcttttgttCTTGCTGCTGTTATCGTTTCCGTAATGCTTTCAGTAGCTGCCCAACAGTGGCAGTGGAAAGGTGCTCTGTGACTCTATCTGGAACTGAATGTTGTTGCTGAGTCCGGGCAAGAATACACACCTTTTctctaaaatacatttaaaatcatGAGGTCTCTGTTACTCTgttaaacaaaggaaaataaacccATGCAAACTGGGAGCCAATAATATGCTAAACCAGAAAAGGGCTAAAGGCATTTCTACTTAACATAAAAAGATCATggcttttaaaacatttgtatgGACATTGCTCAAGAAGTTTTACCCAGAGAAATAAGGCTGTTTACTTTTGCCCACCCCCTTTGTCTCTGTTGAGGTGAaaattcttccagaaaactttttcttaatttttttttaaagattttatttatttatcagagagagagagggagagagagtgagcacaggcagacagaatggcaggcagaggcagagggagaagcaggctccctgctgagcaaggagcccgatgtgggactcgatcccaggacgctgggatcatgacctgagctgaaggcagctgcttaaccaactgagccacccaggcgtcccaactttttcttaattttaagacTGGGTTCTCTTAGTCACACCCACAGAATTGTACTAATGTCCTATGGAAACACATATAATTTATTGTCTATGTTTGCCTATCGCCCACCTGTCTTGAGTGTAAAGACATTTTCATAGCCAGAGTTTCATGTTTTATTCTAGTTTAATTTCTATAAACACTTAAGGATTgttgaatagaaaaataatgtttaaatcaTTGCACCTAAGTTCCTGTGGGATATGAGACCTTAGTCCTTCTTCGGCCACATCTCTCCCTACGCCACCTCTATTTCCCCTTCTATTTACTCTACATTCCCTTAAAGTACAGTTTAATTAATAAGTGGCTAAAGTAACTAATGTGCTACATCTTAATTAATAAGTGGCTAAAGTAATTAATGAGTGAgtgaaataaaacacacacacacacacacacagggaaatcTTAGGCAAAGTGTACACAAAGTCACATTATTGCTACTTCTTAAGAACCTGCATTTTAGAGTCGAGATTCAGATTTGCATTCGATCAGTACCTGTGTTTTCATTATACCAAACAAGCTATATGATCTGTCCAAAATGCCTTTCCTCGTAGAATTTTTGTGGGCATTACATAAGGAAAGTCCTCTGCTCAGGGTTaagctctcaatagatgctgactGTTATGTGATGTCATTAATATTACAAACACTTGTAAATACACACGGATGCCAGAAACCCACACGGTAACGGAAAATTTCAAATCACACAGAAAACAGAGTTTGGGTCTGCTCTTCCAGATCCAAACTCTCAGACTGTTGAGTCGTGTCCTGAAGAGAAGTTCCAGTAATGTTATTTGTTCTCATTTGCCCCATTTGTCCCTCCTCCTACCAACCCCTGAGACTGTTTAAAATCTGACCCCCAGGCCTGCAGACCCTCTTTCGTAAAGAAAACTGGATTGAGCCCACCCCTGTCTTTTCTTAGCATCTCCTTGCCATCCTCCTGGGTCCTCTGTATGTCCTTCTGTTAGATACCCCGGGATCCTGAGCTCTGCCCTTGGCTTCCCCAACACTCACCAAACCTAGGTCCTTGGTGAGGACCAAAGATACACAGAAATGGCACCGTCAAGCAACCTGTCCCCTTATTTCTCTTCCTGGGCTTCAGACAGGGCACTCAAAACATGTGGGCCCCTGAGAGACCATAGCCACAAACCCAATCAGTGGCTGTGGAGTGCACAGGAAACACTTCCCAGGGTCTAGCTCCTGAGGCTCTGAGGTCCCAAGGCCGAGGTAGACTGAGTCCCTGAGGACTCTTGTCTTCTAGAACAGGCAGTATCCTGGGCAGGCAGAGTCCGCTGGGGCTTACGAAATGGCAGATGCCCTCTGCACCACTGCTGAAGCCATCAgcaaagaaatgtgtgtgtgtgtgtgtgtgtgtgtgtgtgtgtgagagagagagagagagggagagagagagagaggaattgcATGTCTTTGTAGGTAACTGCATTTATGTCATAAATATTCAATCATTTGTATAACTTTATGTAATAGTGATTTTAGTATGAAAATGCAAATAGACCTATGAAAGAGAGTACA
The genomic region above belongs to Neovison vison isolate M4711 chromosome 7, ASM_NN_V1, whole genome shotgun sequence and contains:
- the LOC122914208 gene encoding olfactory receptor 52H1-like, with amino-acid sequence MYNLSSYHTEDFTLLGIPGLEQYHAWISIPFCFIYLVAIVGNSILLYLIVVERSLHAPMFFFLYMLATTDVILSTTCVPKTLIIFWFGPQKISFPGCLTQLFFLHCSFVLDSAILLAMAFDRYVAICSPLRYNTVLTPKTIIKIAVGISFRSFSIILPVVFLLIRLPFCRTHIIPHTYCEHIGVARLACADISINIWYGFCVPIMTVISDVVLIAVSYTLILCAVFRLPSQDARQKALGTCGSHVCVILMFYTPAFFSILAHRFGHNVSRTFHIMFANLYIVIPPALNPIVYGVKTKQIRDKFILLFSTKCTE